The segment GTACATAGCTCGAGACCTTGATGGTTTAACCCGACGTCTATGCTTTCGACCTTTTCGGCGCGGAATTCGGCTTTTGTCTTCCTTTTTTTCCATTTTTACCTCATCGAATTGCTTCTCGTATATTTCTTCAATTTTCTGAACAGTTGGCTCCTTGTTTTCTTGAGTTGGGGCTATGTAAACGAAGGGGCCAATTGGGATGTCTGTTAAGTGAAGGAGAGGCTGTAATCCTTTGACCACATTGCGCATAGTTGGTCTGGATTTGGGGTGGCTGCTAAGGCACTGATAAGCTAATGCAGCAGCCTTCCTAGCCCCCTCGGTTGAATACTGTCCTTCAAGTCTTGGGTCCATTATTCCGTGGAGTTTATGAGGGTCCTTCAAAAGAGGCCGTGCCCATTCCACAAGGTTCTTCTCTCGACTTGGTCGGGTCTTGTCCACGGATCGTCTCCCTGTCAGCAGCTCTAGGAGTACCACTCCAAAGCTGAACACATCGCTCATGGTCGTCAAATGCCCTGAAAAATTAGCAACCACATTAAGTCATATAAACTATTATGAAATCAAGACTAATGTCAGTAGAACTGTTGAAGTACCTGTAGATACATATTCAGGGGCAGCGTAGCCTTCGGTGCCCATGACGCAAGTCGTAACATGGGTTTCTTCTTCTGCTGGACCGTCAGTTGCCAATCCAAAATCAGAAACCTTCGCTTTGTAAGCCTGACAATGAAGCAAACCATAATCATCTCAGTTTCTCCTTTAGTCTTTAATGATTATAATCTATTAAGGGAGGGCCAAGGGGTGTAATTTTACCGAGTCTAATAAGATGTTTGAagttttgaaatcccggtaaatGACCGGCTTCTCTTCTTCATGGAGGAAAGCTAGTCCTTTTGCAGTTCCAACAGCAATTTTCAGTCTTGTTAGCCAAGGCAATGGTGGTCCATATCCTGCATTAAATGGCAAGAATTATACAATTTATCAGTTCTGTGTACAAGATTATATTGATTCCAATGTTAGAAAGCTGACTGCAAATATTGAAAAGGGAAGAGCAAAACGAACTTTTAAATAGTTGGTTTTCCAAGCTGCCACGTTCCATGTATTCATATACCAGAAGCCTGTGCTCATCTTCATAGCAATATCCAATTAAGTTCACCAGGTGGGGATGCTTTAATTGCCCCAGGAGAATAACTTCAGCCTGTGGGGAAAAAGAAAATTCAGAATTACTGATCATATTTTACTATCTTCAACTCAACTTACATTAGGAACAGCATTGAAATAGTAACATATAAATGCTCACCAGCCATTCTTTGTGTCCCTGTGTGCCATCCAAATCAAGGACCTTCACAGCAACAGATTGAGCCTTCAAGCCAGGCCTAAGATTGTCATCAATGAACCCCTTGTAAACAGGTCCAAACCCACCCTCACCCAGAAAATTACTCTTGGAGAGCTTGTGAGTTACCAGTTCCAGCTCCTTGAGGGTAAACACATGAAGGCTTATAAGAGAATTCGACAGATCGTTTAGTGACAACGGAGAGCCAAAGTGGCTAATATCAGAGAGAGATAGCCTTTGGCTAGGACTTCGTTTGGAGGGATGAACTTTTTTCCCTGAGGATGGCACCTGGGGTTTGATGCAATTGGGGAGGATATTTTTCCATGACAAATACCTTTTGAAGATCATTTTTAATAGAATGGTTTCTTTTGGTGTGTGTTAGGCTTCCAGTTGAAGCTCAAAGGGTGTTTAAATAAGGCTGAGCAGGATAggaaagaataataataatataatatatgtgcttgaattaaaAGATGGATGAGCAGACAGTAACTAACATCTCTTCTTTGATCCCAAAATTTCTTAGTCTTCTCTCCTATATAGCTCATGGATAATGAAGTTGCATTTAAATAATGAAATCTGAATATCAGAGTCTCAAAACTGACCAGAAAGTAGATTGACTTTGGGCCCTGCAGCCTCGAAGACTTGGCAGAAAAGAACACTATAATTTATCAGCAGAAAAGGTTCTGGGTGGGTTTCATATTATTAAAAACAGAAGCGTTATGTCATCAATTTTTTTCCTTTGTGGCACATGCATGAATTTGAGGTTCTATGCAGTTTCATATCAGGTTTCTTGGAGGGCTGTAATCTGGACCAGCTGATGATTGTGAATAGTTAGGATCCAATCCCAATATTATAAAAAGTGCGTACTATTTGCCTATGTGGGCGTGTGGCTATTGGCTCTTCCCTGCACTTTCATGTGGCCCTTGTGTGGGTGGGAGTGTGGGACATATAAGTCGGAACATGGAAGCTCCATTTTTCATAAGCCAAAAAAATGAGCCATTCTTCGAGCGCGCTGGGTCTCTTTTCACACTCAACCATTTGCCCCATAATCTCTGCCATTTGGTCTTTCTTATACCGAAACCACAGCTATTGAAACTGAAGTAGAAATATGAAACCAGGGTAAACATCAAAACCTGAGGGTTTTCCCAAAGTTTTGATATAATTATGGTTTATATTAATTAACTGATATATCAAATGTTAGGGAAGACTCTTAACATTTTCCTACaatttgtttataaattaaaCAAATACATACATACACGTCTTGATCAACCACCTAATAATTTACCTAAACACTTGGAGTATTCTAAGAAAACCGTCAACAAGCAGCTTGTAAATTTGAAACAATAACTCCTATCTAATTCCAAATCATACGGCTTTAGTGGTATATTTAAACCAAGACCGCAGTTCCAAAAACCAGGTTATTAGTTGGCTatgtaatatattatattataacctCTCCTGCTTCTTGCCACCCTGAAGAACGGCAAATGCCTTGCTTTCAAGAGGGTTGAAACTTGAAACTGCGTTTACAGTGAAGCTCATCAACTTCACTAATTCTGGCAAGTTTTCACCTTCTCCATTGTTTGTTTCTCAAATTGCTGATAATTGGTCAGGTTTTAGAAGATACTATTCAAAGTCCccaccatttatttatttattttgaatgccAAGCTCATCGATGTATGGCTAATATGCATTTCAACACCGTGACTTGGCAATATTTAAATGGAGACCATCACCACTACCACCAGTTCCTCTATACTACCAAATATCTTGGGTGAGAAAAGTCTCCTAACTCTCTTTCTATCTTTTTCGGTGTAACATTTGGTTGAATATTGAATTGTTCACAACTGCAAGGATAACAAGTATCAATCTGGCAGACCACGCTTTTGCTATTTTCCCAAGGGGAGACTATGGCACTAAGGGAATGACCATTGACTCTGCCTTTTGTCTTGTAACTTTTACCTTTTCGTTATTTCTATGTTATTAAGCAACAAAAAGCACATTTAAGCTTTAAATATGGCCAACTTTGGGGGGTGCGCGTAACTGAGTCATTGAAATAGATTTTGTGAGTAGCTCCAAAATGACTGCAAATTACAGTCCAGCAAAGCAAAATTTACCAAATGTTTCTATTATTGACATCAATATATTTTAATTGTTGGGTCTGTACTTTGTTGACTCTGAATTCATAATTTTGGTTAGGTCACTTGATGAAATCACAATATACCCAATGATGTCATgacctttttttctttcttttcatctcTTTTACCGAAACAACATACAGATTTTACACAAGTTGTCAATGAGCTTAAAACCTGTACAATTGATACAAGTTATTGTCACTAAACAAGTTGTTTGCTGGCTAATGTTACGAATTTTTTTATAAAGCTAATTTGTTTCAATATCTCTAATTACAAGAATACATAAAAATCAAAATCGAAATGTATACTTATAAAATTATACTAAAATAGGgaatatgaaaataattaatattaaagatGTGTTATCCTCTCTTTAGATCTCTTCGTTAAGATTTAGTTTGGTAGAGTTGatagaaaatataatttttcttttatagGTGTGCTTGGTAGAAAAgatgagaaaaaaagaaaagaaagatgaattAATTTTCTTTCTCTCAATTGCTTGATAAATTGAAaatgaaaggaataaaataaaatatttgaaaaataaataatttaaaacttacACCTCTCacttattttttgtaattttgtccttttatcattcaaatttaaaagATTGATTTTTATACATTAAGATGAAAATGACCAtccctattattttattttctctcacTTTTCTTCCCTACTAAGTacactaaaaatttattttctttctacTTTTTCACTCCCTCCTCTCATCCCTCCACTTTTCACCCAACTAAGCATACCCTAAAACATTTGATCACTACAAAAACCCAACAAGACAAACCTCACCATGACTTCGTGAGGAAAGCTCGACCTTAATACATTGTCTAAGCATGGCCCACTCAATTCATAAAAGATATATCGGAAAGATTTCCTATGACATTTGTCAATCCATTTCATCCAACATGCATCTCGTTTAGTCCCTTTAGGTTGACTCCAGCTATGCCCTAGGTTGACATCCATAGCCCTATCACGACACTCACGAAGTAGATAATTCAATGGATGAGCCCATACCCAATCATTTTTCCTTAATAAATAGGGTTAAATCACTATTTGAGACTTGAATTTGACAACTTTCCTTAATAAAAAGTTCAAGCCCCAATGTGAAAAGAGTTGTCAAGTTTAAACCTCAAAGTATGATTTAACTTTAATAAATACCTGTCAACATCAAGGTAAAGGGAGGAACCTTGGAGATAGAGGTGATAATGGGCAAGGTTAAGTCTAGGCATGATATTAATGTACTTTATGCTTGCCTGGATATCATGCCTGAGCTTGACTCAACCTGAaaaaaaataggcctaaaattttgctcaagtcTGCTCACATTTGTAAGCAGTTAAGCCAAACTCATTTTAGGCTTgttcatattttttaaaaattaaaatatatttatattatttttaatttaatatttaatgatttattttttttatttattgaaattttatatagtcatcttaacatttttaatgtttacattatagaTTTAacttttatgtgttataaattatataatatataaaaataacataatttaaaacaataCAAACTTACAAAAACGGGTCGGGTCCGGTCAAGCTCAAGCCTTCAATGTTTAGACTTGAGCTTgatctatattttaaatatacctAATTTTTTTGCACAAGCCTATTTTTTAGGCCTAATTTTTTGTCAAACAATCTTAAATTTCAGATAAACCTTTAAACTTAAACAGATAATTCGACCATAAATAATTCTACTAAGAAATAACCTATATcccataaattttttatttttattttttgcaaaAGTATAATTTCAAGTTTTCAACCCTTACAAAATCACCATCCAAATAGTTGTTTATATTGTACCTAATATATTTATGAAAAAGtgaaaactaataaaaatattttatattggtAGTTACAAAATTAATGGTAGTTAATGGTTAGAAATAAGAGAAAAGTGTTGTAAAGAAGGGATAAAATTTGACCCAAAAGAAAAGATAaatctatatttatatatatattcttggaTGGCTGgaaaaataatcaaaatgaaagaGTCAAACTTGACATTTTTTCTTGGAACCTCAATTTTTTATACATTTGGACTATATTGTAATAGAGAAGTTGAGATAAAGTAGTAAATTTGGTGCcattttagaaataaaattttctaaagtaaattgcgtaaatatttttaaatttatgttatataatatgttaaaattaaatattttaatatttatttaattaaattaattttaacaaataataccaaAAATCAAGACAATTAAATTTAACAACCTTGAAATGTTGCAGTAGTAATTGGCAAAGGAGggccaaattatatatataaaaacaaaaattttattctTCTCTCATGGGCGAAATCGGGGAGTGGCCCTCTCAAactgaaaaattttctatttaagtttttgaaagttttaaaattttaaataagtaaaagtaaaattgtattttatctccttaaaatgataaaattttaattcaatcctttaaaaattataaagataattacaatttaattacaattgtaaaaattacaatttaattttaacccTAAATATATTTTCTAGCTTCATCCCTTATTTTCTGTGTTGCATCTCGATCCAATAACTTTTTTTTATGTATATCTAATTATCattgttaaaaataattttaacatttattAAATGAGCTCTATTCATTAATAATAatgtattaaaatgaattaaattccaaactttatatgtttagaaaaaagaaaagaaaaggcgagcAAGTCATGGATGGTAGAGTCTTAGACAAAAATCACGACTATGTAGTAAACGGTAAACCTGAAATTTGTAATGAAATTCAACAAATCTTGGTTGACGaaccaatatataaatatttacaaactttttaaaaatcattcaaaatattcaaaaaaaattaatgagGAAATCATGATTTTATTTCAAACGTCTAATTAATAAACAAGATATATAATTTgctggcaaaaaaaaaaaacacaagatAATCGTTTACATCTTTttcaataaattttatttttggattaCCAAAATCTTTGAAAGGTGCACTAAATGaagacaaaaaaaataaaaaggtataTTATTACTAAATGAAATTTGACATATGAAGTTTTGAACAAAGAAAGTAAGAAATATTTCattaaaagaataataatgaaGAAAACACACATCATTGCAGATGAGAAAGAATTGGTGTCTGAAAAAATCCCATGGAAACAATTTCACTTTAGATAATATTAAGTAATATACCGACACATTAATTATAGGACATTTCACACGTAGGAACAGATAGATTATAATGGTTTCCTTAATTATGTGAAAAAGGATATTAAAAGTATGTTATTTAATGTTAGTCGTCTATGTCATGAACCCACAAAATGCGAAACATACTTAGTTGCTTAGACCAGAAACCTTTGCTCAATCATGATACTTTATACTTTGACGATGActaattcattcaagcatccaaTTTACCTTAATTAAGTTTAAACAGTAAAAAGTAGAAAAAAGTTATCTAACAACCGATTCAAACTTGTCAAATTCCaaagtttaatttattttaaggaatttttttaaaaaaaaaaaagtaatttgatCTGTAAAGGTGATTATATATTATTAGATTAAATCACACGCGACTGAAAAAgtcttaaataatatatatttgtgATTAATATTTTATGATGGAAAACAGAAGAATTAGTAAAATTACTAACAGGGAAATGAAGCAAAGAAACAGCATTAACAAAGAAGACAATAAACCTATTATTTTCCACTCAAAAATCATATGTACGATGGAAAGTGATTGTTTTTATATAGGTGACTGGCTAACACAACAAACTTTCAACTGACATAACTGATTAAACTGATCTCTAATTACCACTAACTAACTGGCTAGTCAGTTCAATAATATTCACCCACTGGCCTGATCTTGTATGTGGTGGGAGGCCTTAATGTTATGAGCTACTGCTAAGGTGGATAAAGAAACAACACCCAGACAATCTCGTAGTCAACAGAAAAATGGCGTTTGCCATTTCGGATGTATTGGCAAAGCTTGGTCGAATGATAACAATGTATTGTAATGCCCCAACTATGCTGCGATAGAGTTTCTCATCTTCAACAGTCAATGTATTTCCATCTGCTACGTCCCCATTCCCTTTGAAAAACCTTTATTTTTGTTCCAAATTGTGTTTCAACAAGTTTTTGGAATTTACTAAAGCAATCAACAACTTCAGACTTCTTCCTTAACATATATGACCAAATGTCTACTAAAAATGCAACATAGAGCCAATAGCTATCAAATGCCACTAAACTAGGACCCTACAAATCTGACACAACTAATTGAAGAGGGGCATCATATACCGTACTAGAAGTTGGAAAAGGAAGTTTATACGATTTTCCTTGTTGGCAGGTTGAACAAACACTAATAGCAGTATGATTGTCAGGTACAACATTATTGCAATTCTTAAGAGCAGCTTGAAGCACCTTAGTAGATGAATGTCCAAGTCTGTTATGCTTCAAATCAAACATCAAAGTAGAAGACAAAGAAAAGTTAATTGTATGACTTAGCTCAACATTGTTCAGTACTCTATTTTTACAACGCATTTCATCACCAGAACCACCAGCAGATGAGGAAACCTTAATAACTCGAACTGGATCAAACTTGTACAATTTGTTATGTACGTGCCCTTCCAAGTTCCAACAGAACCATCTTTGTCTTGATATCCTTTACAAAGCAATAAGAAGGATGTAATTAAAAAAATACGTTATTATCACGAGCAAACTAAGAGACATAGAGTAGATTTTTCTTAATACTAGGTACATGAAGCACATAACACAACTTTAGAGCTTTATCAGTAGAAGACAACAAAACATTACCCACATGAGTAACAGAGACACTTGAGCCATTTCCCATAAAGAGTTTTTCTTTACCTACATAAACCATTCCAGTGTCAAGATTATGAAGATCATTAGTGACATGATTTGTAGCACTAGAATCTGGATGCCAACTCTTATATGGTATAGAATCACCATAAGGTTGATGTGGCACAGCAGTAGACATCTGTGATTGTGAAGCAAAACCTGATGAAAAGTGAGGCAAAGGCTGAAGAATATATTGTACTTGTTGAGACTGACCAGCCCTAGGTGATCCTTCAAAACGTTAAAATATGAAGTAGCATGTTGCATCATTAGAGAAGCTGGAAATTCACTTGGAGAATGAGCAAACATAGGTAATGAACAACCAACATGAGCATTTACACCAGTAGGTGAAGGAGAAAACATAGGGAAGAAACTGGAGACAATGATTGACCTGCATAGATTGATTTGGATACCCTTTAAGATACTCACCATTAGAATGTTGTGAATTAGTGGAATACTGGCCCTAAAAGGTATGATCAAAACGATAATAACACTTTATGACAAGATGCTCAATCTTCCCAAAAAGTTGACACTGTGGCCTATTGTAGCCATATCGACCACGTGCACAATCCCTATAAGAGCTCTTACCACCTCTCACCTTATAACCATCTGACTGTCGAAAATGAGCATGACCTTCGTAAGAAGAATTTTGTTGAGAGGAGGAATCTAGCAGACCCTTTGAAGACTTAGCACCAGACAAATGCTAAACCAGATATCATGAATGGAACTACTCAAGGCAAATTATTTTTGTCTATTTTCACAATCAATTAACATCTGTAAATCTAGAGTTAAACTTTCACGATTAAAAGAAGCAACAACAAGTATAGACTCAAATTCAACTGACAGTCTCGCAAGAACAACACTCACATGCTCCTACTCAGACACTGTACCCCTTGATGCATTTAATGTATCAGCAATCAGGTTAATCTTAGCCAAACATTCTTTAACAGATTGACTACCCTTTTTTTTTAGAATGCCTTAAACTTGATATCTTGGTGCAAGAACGAGCAACAAACATTCTACTTATAGCATTCCACACAGCAAAGGCAGTATTGGTACCAATCAAATGAGGTAATATATCATCATTAACAGTAGATGATAACCAGGAAGCAAGCAATTTATCACCCTCAACTATCAATTTAACTTGATGATTCCATAGGACATAATTGTTCTAATTCAACTTTACAATCTCATGCTTTGGGAGCTGGTGAACCAAAGAAGTCGACGAAAAAGAAGACATGAAAATGAATTAAAGGAAGGAGATTCATTAACATTCTGAGAAGACATCGTTATACATGGTTGAAAAGAAGGCAACAACCTTGTACCTGGTTGAAAAGAAGGCTGTCCATTGAAGCTCCTTGTTGTCGTATGATCACCAAGATCATTTCAATTTATAGAATATTCATTATTTTGGCTCGTATGAGTTACAACTGCTATTGAACCAGAACTCCTAAAACACCAATCTGAACACGTACAAAAAATTCAGAATCTAACAACACTAATCAATCAACGTAAACAATGCATAATAGGACTCGAATGACTATTATGCTATAGCTCTAATACCATAATCGCAAACAGAAGAACTAGCAAAATTACTAACAGAGAAATGAAGCAAAGAAACAATATTAACAAATAAGACAATGAACCTAATATTTCCAACTCAAAAATCATATGTACAATGGAAAATGACTGTGTTTATATAAATGAGTAGCTAACAGAACTACCAAAACTTCAACTAACATAACTGACTAAAGTGAACTCTAGCTACTACTAACTGTTAACTACTAACTCCCTACTCAGCTCACTAATATTTAAAGGATAATATAACTTTTTACTTTTAAACTTGACAATTAGGTCTATTTTGGCACCcataaatctaaatttatgattgatTCAATGATTGAATTggtatcatttaatttaatttatgacATTAAATTTGGTCAAACATTTTACAATAaaagattaattaaattaaagtgaaATATAATATATGTCacttaaataatattttgaatgATTGAAAAATATCCTCAAAGTTAAAAAGGACTTTTctcaagaataaagaaaattataaaattttgagaatgttaaaatacaattttatctttatatttaagttaaaattttataaattaaacagaacatattatttattaaatgctacttattatattttattaaataatttttatcttaaattatcaaaatattaaattaataaaaaatatttttcaattaattcaatatcttagatgtagcgacgtaaaaaaattgtttcgcttggtcgctaattgtatgatttattaaacatttgaaaaccaactttcgattttattaacaaagggagtcgccaccgatccttttttataggtgtgatcggacacctaattattttaaaacaaaaagaaggccaaatttaggtctacgtgaaagtccagataaaaattggggttcgagtcgattctgtgaggaaggtattagcacctcgcaacgcccaaaattggtatctcacaaacatgtgttgacttgattttcaaaaatacgagttcaatataatatttaatcgtgatccgattgaaaaatgagaatttttagttttcgatttttttttagaaagggtgtcccgttttttaacacaagccgatttaatttcacccaacatagcgatgaaatcgatggcttaatattaaattggTACATtgtcttatttttgaaattaattaaaacatgagaaaaatattcctaaagtgagaaattaaaatagataaaggacttaaaaaatgatatcattaatgaaaaatattaacatggaatactagaatattagaataacaataataatgatatttacaaaataaaacaaatcatgtactaataataaaataggaaaaatgatatatttggtaataataatataaaataataatatgtacataaaatacatatatatatatgcatataataaaagtatgtaataataataataatatctacaataaaagaaaatattaggaaacgtacataaaaaatatatacataaaaatttacaacaataatataaaataatgatatgtgcaaaaatatatatatatacatatgtacataaaatatacactaatataataatagttataataatactaacaatagtaataatttgtaataataatatatacacaatatggtatttaaaatatatatatatacgtatataatagtatttaagaatatatacataagaaatatataactaatggcattaaaaatatatacataatatatataaaatacctaaaaaaaaaggggaaagaagagagaaggagggggaaaggaaatccgccaaGGGGGCGATTCACGGTCGATCGTCGATCTCCATCGTCGTCAACCATCATGCCACCATACCATGGTggcggaaaaggtaaaattttttaacaatatatgtatatataaagaaagaaaaaacaacacaaaaaaaagaaaaaagattcgaaagaagaggaaaaaagaaaaagatgcaacctttttattgatgtttcttttgtgttcaaaatttgaaaggatttttgtgtttttttttcaaaatctttgtaaaatccctcctcctcttttacatgatttttgaatggctttttatagccatcttttacatgattttctatttttttttttctattttgtaggtggtggtggtagacaatgggaggaaaaatggggcaagtgggaaagtggttaggtggctaggtttttttattttatttttggttaggtttttctttttttcttctttttttttttgggttaggtttttcttttttctttttttttagggttaggtttttttggggggggcttaatgggcttttgaattgggtttaataattgggttttgtaatgggtttgggtagatgtaaatgggtcatgggttaagggttttagtgggtttagaggtttggttgggttttgatataatcgggcccgcaatttgggcttctataatgccctctttgctcattgtcgtgcaacgata is part of the Gossypium arboreum isolate Shixiya-1 chromosome 5, ASM2569848v2, whole genome shotgun sequence genome and harbors:
- the LOC108451210 gene encoding putative receptor-like protein kinase At1g72540, which translates into the protein MIFKRYLSWKNILPNCIKPQVPSSGKKVHPSKRSPSQRLSLSDISHFGSPLSLNDLSNSLISLHVFTLKELELVTHKLSKSNFLGEGGFGPVYKGFIDDNLRPGLKAQSVAVKVLDLDGTQGHKEWLAEVILLGQLKHPHLVNLIGYCYEDEHRLLVYEYMERGSLENQLFKRYGPPLPWLTRLKIAVGTAKGLAFLHEEEKPVIYRDFKTSNILLDSAYKAKVSDFGLATDGPAEEETHVTTCVMGTEGYAAPEYVSTGHLTTMSDVFSFGVVLLELLTGRRSVDKTRPSREKNLVEWARPLLKDPHKLHGIMDPRLEGQYSTEGARKAAALAYQCLSSHPKSRPTMRNVVKGLQPLLHLTDIPIGPFVYIAPTQENKEPTVQKIEEIYEKQFDEVKMEKKEDKSRIPRRKGRKHRRRVKPSRSRAMYSDTDLYRTLGSSLYSPKH